A part of Aegilops tauschii subsp. strangulata cultivar AL8/78 chromosome 2, Aet v6.0, whole genome shotgun sequence genomic DNA contains:
- the LOC109759702 gene encoding wall-associated receptor kinase-like 6, translating to MSPRPWSWRIWASWMSIGRCNNPCAAPATSAASRWWLHVLRVESGALFMDLDAKGSEEEARAATKVAAPTVRAPPQRPQGRPVHVRRRRHGELQQGRVGHGTWARLVSHVGRAPRPILSPSPSPATSLRGAHGRKHETAGKDNKTNQSDSHLPWICEYIYIIMAILFRLTSDCMAFNKLAPAVGFTVALAALRLASVGASAPPGNCTRECGGLEIPYPFGIDVEDGCQLSDRRQGFKLRCLDRGGRGKRLYYINQEVLEISLEHGQVRWLNNISSYCYNATAGEMEVNSPPSNMDLEGSIFRLSGTANKFTVLGCKTLAYIGDTDNITSYTAVCGATCKDGNLSLLTNGSCEGIGCCRTAIPRGLENYRVWFKSFSTRRCSYAALVEASNFTFSSTYLSSSAFVDAYGGRAPLVVDWAIGTLQGETCESARAKPESYPCVSNDSLCVDSPIGRGYFCKCKKGYQGNPYLPYGCKGVTIGLGAGFGMLLLGLSGMSISYRWKRCVKKQQRGLYFQKNQGLLLEQLILSDENASDRTMIFSLEELEKATNNFDETRIVGRGGHGMVYKGILSDQRVVAIEKSKLVEESEINQFINEVVILSQINHRNIVKLFGCCLETEVPLLVSDFIPNGSLFDVLHAEPTSRLCLSWDDCLRVAQETAGALCYLHTSALISVFHRDVKSSNILLDGNFTAKVSDFGASRTVPINQTHVTTNVQGTFGYLDPEYYQTGQLNEKSNVYSFGVVLIELLSRKEPVFRSNSGSKQNLSIYFITEIKTKSRVCRTIHYYMKTITVFIDSMQNMFIGFDQHLDFARCLSSKQRFLSAEAYSNKSNLMADWDVTKSESL from the exons ATGTCGCCGCGGCCATGGTCGTGGAGGATCTGGGCTTCCTGGATGAGCATCGGGCGTTGTAACAATCCATGCGCAGCACCCGCGACATCTGCCGCAAGTCGATGGTGGCTGCATGTCCTGAGGGTGGAAAGTGGCGCCTTGTTCATGGACCTTGATGCGAAGGGGAGTGAAGAGGAGGCGCGTGCGGCCACAAAAGTCGCCGCCCCTACTGTTCGTGCCCCGCCACAACGACCACAAGGCCGACCCGTCCACGTCAGACGTCGTCGACATGGCGAACTCCAGCAAGGAAGAGTAGGACATGGGACGTGGGCACGCCTAGTGTCCCATGTGGGCCGTGCCCCACGTCCTattctctccccctccccctctcccgCAACTTCACTTCGTGGGGCTCATGGCCG GAAACACGAAACAGCAGGGAAGGATAACAAGACGAACCAGTCCGATTCCCACCTACCCTGGATATGTGAATATATCTACATAATCATGGCAATATTATTCAGACTAACAAGCGACTG CATGGCTTTCAACAAATTAGCACCCGCGGTAGGGTTCACCGTAGCACTGGCGGCGCTCCGCCTCGCCAGTGTTGGAGCTTCGGCGCCACCAGGCAACTGCACGAGGGAATGCGGCGGACTGGAGATCCCTTACCCGTTTGGCATCGACGTCGAGGATGGCTGCCAACTTTCTGACCGCCGGCAAGGGTTCAAGCTCCGCTGCCTAGACAGGGGCGGCCGTGGCAAGAGGCTGTATTACATCAACCAGGAGGTGCTGGAGATCTCGCTGGAGCACGGCCAGGTCCGGTGGCTGAACAACATCTCCTCCTACTGCTACAACGCCACCGCCGGGGAAATGGAGGTCAACAGCCCGCCGTCGAACATGGACCTGGAGGGCTCCATCTTCCGGCTCTCCGGCACCGCCAACAAGTTCACCGTGCTCGGCTGCAAGACGCTCGCCTACATCGGCGACACGGATAACATCACGTCGTACACGGCCGTGTGCGGGGCCACGTGCAAGGACGGCAACCTCTCGCTGCTGACCAACGGCTCCTGCGAGGGGATCGGCTGCTGCCGGACGGCGATCCCCAGGGGGCTGGAGAACTACCGGGTGTGGTTCAAGAGCTTCAGCACCCGCCGCTGTAGCTACGCGGCGCTGGTTGAGGCGTCCAACTTCACCTTCTCGTCCACCTACCTTTCCTCGTCGGCGTTCGTCGACGCCTACGGCGGGCGGGCGCCGCTGGTGGTGGACTGGGCCATTGGAACGCTGCAAGGGGAGACGTGCGAGTCGGCACGCGCCAAGCCGGAGTCCTATCCGTGCGTCAGCAACGACAGCTTGTGCGTCGACTCGCCTATTGGACGAGGCTACTTCTGCAAATGCAAGAAAGGATACCAAGGAAATCCTTACCTTCCATACGGATGCAAAG GTGTTACCATTGGGCTGGGTGCGGGCTTTGGAATGCTACTTCTTGGCTTGAGTGGAATGTCCATCTCCTACCGATGGAAAAGATGTGTCAAAAAACAACAACGCGGGCTTTATTTCCAGAAAAACCAAGGCCTTCTATTGGAACAACTCATATTATCAGATGAAAATGCAAGTGATAGAACAATGATTTTCTCCTTAGAGGAGTTGGAGAAGGCAACAAACAACTTTGATGAAACTCGTATTGTAGGCCGTGGAGGACATGGCATGGTATACAAAGGCATCTTATCGGACCAACGTGTGGTGGCTATAGAAAAGTCAAAACTTGTTGAGGAATCTGAGATCAATCAGTTTATTAATGAGGTTGTAATCCTCTCCCAGATAAATCATCGAAATATCGTGAAGCTCTTTGGATGTTGTCTTGAAACAGAAGTGCCGCTCTTAGTATCTGATTTTATCCCTAATGGCTCTCTATTTGATGTTTTGCATGCTGAGCCAACTAGTAGACTATGTTTATCCTGGGATGATTGTTTGAGGGTTGCTCAAGAAACTGCTGGAGCTCTCTGTTATCTACATACATCTGCCTTGATATCGGTCTTTCATCGTGATGTGAAGTCCTCGAATATCTTGTTAGATGGAAATTTCACTGCTAAAGTTTCAGATTTTGGTGCTTCAAGAACAGTTCCTATTAACCAAACTCATGTTACCACAAATGTACAAGGAACGTTCGGATACTTGGATCCAGAATATTATCAAACTGGGCAACTAAATGAGAAAAGCAATGTGTATAGTTTTGGTGTGGTACTCATAGAGTTACTTTCAAGAAAAGAGCCTGTTTTTAGAAGTAATTCAGGTTCAAAGCAAAACTTGTCCATCTACTTCATTACAGAGATTAAAACAAAGTCG CGGGTTTGCAGAACAATTCATTACTATATGAAGACTATCACTGTCTTTATCGACTCCATGCAAAACATGTTCATTGGATTTGATCAACATCTCGACTTCGCTCGTTGTTTGAG TTCCAAGCAAAGGTTTCTGAGCGCTGAGGCATATTCCAACAAATCTAACTTGATGGCAGATTGGGATGTCACCAAGTCAGAATCACTCTGA
- the LOC109759705 gene encoding dolichyl-diphosphooligosaccharide--protein glycosyltransferase subunit 4C, which translates to MFDDQDLGFFTNFLGIFIFVLVIAYHFVMADPKYEN; encoded by the coding sequence ATGTTTGACGATcaagacttgggtttcttcaccaACTTCCTGGGGATCTTCATCTTTGTGTTGGTCATCGCGTACCACTTTGTGATGGCAGACCCGAAGTATGAGAACTGA